CTTTCTAAATACCTATTATTTTTAATATCTGCCAAATGTACCCGACAATCGCGTAGTTTTTTATTATGTAAATTCGATTTTTTAGCTCTATCTCTTGCTAGCTTACGAATACCAGAAAGATCTTTACGTTCTTTCTCTGCCTGCATAATTTTACGTTGCAGCTTTTCTGCGGTGTCTGGATTTTTATGAAGGTAATTATCAAGCTTAGTACCTATAAAATCATTGATATATGTTCTTACGGTTGGAAACTCTCCTCCCATATCCGTAGAACCTAGTTTTGTTTTTGTTTGACTCTCGAAAACAGGTTCCATTACTTTAATTGCTATTGCAGAAATAATAGATTTCCGGATATCAGATGCATCATAAGATTTACCATAGAAATCACGAATAGTTTTCGCTATCGCTTCTCTAAATGCTGACTGGTGCGTACCACCCTGCGTAGTATGTTGTCCGTTTACAAAGGAATGATACTCTTCACTATATTGAGTTTTACTATGTGTTATTGCAACTTCTATGTCATCACCTTTTAAATGAATAATTGGATACAACATATCTTCCATGTTGTTATTATCCTCCAAAAGATCTTTTAGTCCGTTTTCAGAAAAGAATTTTTCACCATTAAAAACAATAGTCAACCCTGGATTTAGATAAACATAATTTTTGAGCATTCGCTCTATATACTCGTTACGATACTTATATTTTTTAAATATTACTTCATCTGGGATAAAAGAAACTTTTGTTCCTTTTCTTTTTGAAGTTTCTCCCGGACCTTCTTCTTGCACCAAATTTCCTTGATGAAATTCGGCCGTCTTTAATTGATTATCCCTAGAAGACTCCACTTTAAAGAAGGTAGACAAAGCATTTACTGCCTTGGTACCCACCCCGTTTAGTCCTACAGATTTCTTAAAGGCGCGCGAATCATACTTACCTCCAGTATTCATTTTAGACACTACATCTACCACTTTACCTAAGGGAATACCACGACCATAATCACGAACAGAAACTAGATTATCTTTAATAGAGATATCTATAGTTCTACCTGAACCCATTACAAATTCATCAATACAGTTATCTACTACTTCTTTCAATAAAATATAAATACCATCATCTGCAGAAGAACCATCGCCTAACTTCCCGATATACATACCAGGTCGCATACGAATATGCTCTTTCCAATCGAGTGAACGGATATTATCTTCTGTATAATCTGTATTTTCTGACATGATTGGGGTTTCTTCGAAAGTGTTGCTAATATAACAAGTGTAATTGAAAGATGAAACATCCTGAAACGAAAGTAATCAACAATAGCAAATTAGTTTTTGTTGATAGGTCATAATTTCAAAATATATCAAACGAATTTTGCTTTTTACAAAACATACATAAGCTACAATATACAACTTTAAACCTCGCTATTTTTACGTTTATTAAAGGCAACCAAAGTTACACCAAAAAGAACTACGCACATACCTATTGACTGTAAGAAAGTAACCCGTTCATCTAAAAAAACAAAAGCTAACAAAATTGTTGCTACTGGTCCTAAGCTTCCAAATATAGAAAATGTTGAAGCCCCTAGACGCTCAATTGCTGCCGAAACCAAAAAAGAAGGAATTAAGGTACAAAAAATGGCCATTGTTAAACCTAAATAATAGACTTCTTTAGGATAATCAAAAAAGTTATAATCGCCTTTAATTAAAAAATGAATGATTACAACGATAGTAGATACAATCATTGCATACGAAGTAAATTGGAGTGTTCCAAACTTTGGAATTAACCAACCGCTGCCTACCAAATAGGATGCATAGGTAATTGCGCTAAACAAAATTAGACACCCGCCAAAAATTGTTCCCTCTCCCTTTAGACCTATTTCATCCCAGAAAGCGACTATGACCCCTAAATACGTGATTATAAGTGCTATTAATTGGTTTCTACTTAACTTCTTTTTAAAAAACACCCATGAAATAAGCACAACTATCGTAGGGTATATAAAAAGTATAATTCGTTCTAAACCAGCTTTAATATACTGTAAACCTATAAAATCAAACAAACTAGCCAAATAGTAGCCTATAAACCCGAAGAAAACCAACCAAAACCAATCAATTTTCTTTATTATTTCTAGATGTGCTGGTTTTTTCCAAAACGCTATAACTAAATAGAATGGTAATGAAAATACCATTCTAAAAAGTAATAGTGTTAGATAATCTATATGGTATTGATAGGCAAGCTTTACAATTACTGCTTTAGCAGAAAATAGAATAACTCCTAAAATTGCAAATACACCCCCTAACCTACTTGCCGATGAATTCTTGAACATCTAAACAAATTTAAAAAGACGCATCTGTTCTAAACTTACTTAGCTTAACAAAATACGATACCCAAAAAAATAATGGTTTAAACGTTAAATCTAAAGTGCATTACATCACCATCTTTAACAATGTACTCTTTACCTTCTACGCGCATCTTACCCGCTTCTTTTACTTTAGCTTCACTACCATGAGCTACATAATCATCATATGCAATAACTTCTGCACGGATAAATCCTTTCTCAAAATCGGTATGGATAACTCCTGCCGCTTGTGGTGCAGTAGCTCCTACAGGAATAGTCCAAGCCCGAACCTCTTTAACTCCTGCTGTAAAATAAGTTTCTAAATTTAGAAGTTTATAAGCTCCTCTAATTAATTTACCAGAACCAGGTTCTGAAAGTCCTAAATCTTCTAAAAACATCTGGCGTTCTTCATAAGTTTCTAGTTCCGTAATATCTGCTTCTGTTCCTACCGCTAAGAAAATTACTTCTGCATTTTCATGGGCCACCGCTGCTTTTACTTTTTCAACATAAGCATTTCCGTCAACAGCACTTTCTTCATTTACATTACAAACATACATTACCGGCTTATCTGTAATAAACTGTAGTGGATGAACAAATTCTTTACGATCTTCTTTTGCAATTTCAATTGCTCTAACAGAAGTACCTTCCTCAAGCCCTTTTTTAACGGCTAATAAAACCGCTTCTTCTTTCTGCGCTTCTTTATTTCCTGTTTTAGCAGCTCTTTTTACTTTCTCAAGTTTTTTATCTACAGTTTCCAAATCTTTCAACTGCAACTCCATGTCAATCGTTTCTTTATCCCTTATTGGATCTACAGAACCATCAACATGTACAATATTATCATCATCAAAACAACGTAAAACATGCAAAATAGCATCTGTTTCACGGATATTCCCTAAAAACTGATTTCCTAAACCTTCTCCTTTACTTGCTCCCTTAACTAAACCCGCAATATCTACAATATCTACAGTAGCAGGTAATACACGCTCTGGATCTACTAATTCTTCTAATTTTTGTAATCTAGGATCTGGAACATTCACCACACCTATATTTGGTTCTATCGTACAAAATGGAAAATTAGCACTTTGTGCTTTTGCATTCGATAAACAATTAAATAGTGTGGATTTCCCCACGTTTGGTAACCCTACGATTCCTGCTTTCATCAGTTCTTTATTTTAAGAAAGTGCAAATATAATCTTTACCATTAAATATAAACACTACAACTGATATTAAAGAAAATTAAAAATAAAGTTGATTATACCTATAAAACTGTAATTATTTAACCTCTTAAATCATAAATAATCAATTATTTTACTAATTTAACCTTTTTTTAACCTTTTTTTAACCTTAATGTTATACTTTTAAAATCTAACAAAATATTTTTATGTCTATAAATAACGAAGAAATCATATGGTCCTTATTTTTACAAGGGGATACTAATGCATTCTCTTTATTGTTTAAAAAATATTATTCCTCACTTTATAATTACGGATTAAAGCTTTGCAACAACTCTTGCGTTACTGAGGATTGTCTACAGACATTTTTTGTTTACCTCCATGATAATAGGAAAACTATAGGTGATGTAAAAAATGTTAAATCATATTTATTTATCTCTTTTAGAAGAGCTCTTTTTACTTCACTTAAAAAGGAACGAAATTTTACAGATTTTAATTCTGAGAAACAAAATTCTAATAGTTTTGCTTTTTCTCCAGAAGAATTAAAAATCGATCAAGAAATCTCCTTTGCGCAAACGAGTTCTATTACCTTAATATTAAACACCCTTTCGCCAAGAGAAAGAGAAGTTATCTATTTAAAATATTACGGTGAACTCTCCATGTCAGAAATTGCTACCACAATGGACATTTCTTACCAAAGTGTTCTAAACACGCTTCAAAAAGCTTTCTCGAAAATTAGAAAAACCATTGAAAACAATATGCTTTCTGCTATTTTGAAAAAATAATTTTATTTTTTTATAAATTCATAGGGTATAAAAAGCACACTCCCCTCTCTTTACTATTGTAACGGCATAACTAGTTATTAAAATTAAGCATGGAAGAGAGTAAACAACATCTTTTAGAGAATCTTTTAGAGGATACCTCATTTAAAAATTGGGTATATAAAAGAAATAGAAATGATGTAGCATTTTGGAATAAATGGATTGATGCAAATTCTGACTATGCTGAAATTGTATTTACTGCTCGGGATATCATATTGGGTATCAATTTTAAAAACAACACTCTTGAATCAGACTTTATTGAAGATAAGCTAAAAGACGTTTTATCTAAAATAGATACGAGCAAACCTGAATTTACTATTCCAACAAGAAAATCAAAATTACCAAAATACATTCTAGCAGGAGTTACTTTTTTTATAGCAACCTTACTTCTTCTTTTTTACAATTTAAAGGAAAGCAATTCATACGTAGTTCAAAAAACCGGTTTTGGAGAAACTATAAATTTAAAATTATCTGATGGTACTACTGTGGTTTTAAATGGTAATTCAGAATTAAAATATGACGAACAAAACCCTAGAAATGTATTACTTCAAGGAGAAGCTTATTTTAAAGTAAAATCTAAACCCTCTACAAAAGCAAAATTCTGGGTAACCACAACCGATCTTAAGGTTGAAGTTTTTGGTACGCATTTTAATGTAAATACTAGAGATGAAAAAACAAAAGTACTCTTAGACGAAGGGTCAATACAATTAGAGCTAAAAAATGGATCTAAGAAAAAAATGAATCCAGGAGAAATTGCTATTTATTCTAACAAAAGTGACCTCTTTTCTCATAAAAAAATTAATTCGGACATGAATTATTCTTTTTGGAGAGAAGAAACCTTTGTCTTTAATAATATTTCTCTTTTAGAAGTGATGCACTACTTAGAAAATTCTTATGGTGTTACTACAGAATTTAAAACTGAAAAATCTAAAAAAATAATACTTACTGGAGGTATTCCAAACGGAAATTTGAAAATCTGTATTAAGGCTATAGAAAAATCTGCAGGAATAAAGATCAATCATATTGACAATAACTTAGTAATTACGAACAACTAAAATTTACTATTATGAACGGGAGAACTCCAACCAAAATACTGCTTCTATTCATTTATGTGGTAACACAAATAAATTATGTTACTGCAAATGAACCCATTAACATTGAAAAGGAAGACGCAAAAATAGCATTAGCAACTTTCTTAGACGAAATAAGCAAGAAGCATACTGTTTATTTTACCTATAACCCAGAAATTCTTTCAGGTTCATCCTTAAATCCTAAAGAGTACAATTATGATAAATTAGATAAAATCATTACTAAACTTGAAGAAAAAACAAGTTTTGATTTTGAATATCTAGGAAATAAATATTATGCAGTATATGGGAAAAAGAATGAACGAAGTATTCTTGAAAAAGTTAAGGTTAGAAAATCACAAGAAGTAAATACCTCTTTAAGTTTTTTAGCACTTCAAAATTCTGTTTCAGGAAAAATTACAGATCAAGATGGGATACCATTAGCAGGCGCTAATATTATTGAAAAAGGTACTACTAATGGAACAACAACAGATTTTGATGGCAATTATTCCATACCTGTGGGCGACGATGCAACTTTAGTTTTCAGTTATATAGGATATAACACCACAGAACAAAAAATAGCAGGGAGAACTACAATAAATGTAAACTTAAACGAAGGAGAACAGTTAGATGAGATTATTATGGTTGGTAATCGCTCTAAACCTAGAACAGCCATTGAATCTGCAGTACCAATTGATAATATTGGTGTTGCTGAATTAAAAAGTACAGGGCAACCTACAGTAGATAAGATGCTTACTTACAAAGTACCTTCTTTTAATTCTACCAACCAAACCGTTTCGGATGCTACTGCTCATTTTGATCCTGCAGATTTACGTGGATTAGGACCTAGTAGAACTTTAGTTTTAATTAATGGAAAACGAAAAAACCAAAGCGCATTAGTATACATCAATGATACCCCCGGAAAAGGTGAAGTTGGTACTGATTTTAAAAGTATACCAGCCGCGGCAATTGAACGCATAGAAGTATTAAGAGACGGAGCTTCTGCACAATATGGATCTGATGCCATTGCTGGGGTAATTAACATGGTATTGAAAAAAGGAGTAGAATTCACAAGTGTTTCCGCAAATACTGGTATTACAACAGAAGGTGATGGATTTAATTTTGGAGTAGATTTAAATTCAAGTCTTACTATTGGGGATAATGGAGGTTATTTAAATTTAACCCTAGCTTTCTACAATCAAAATAAAACAGATAGATCAGGAACCCCAGGAGGAGATGGTCTTTTTGGTGGTCTATACAATTCAGGGCAAATTCCAATACAAGCTGCAGATGGCTTTTTAGCTTCAGATGGTCAAATTGCTACAGGATCACAAATTTTAAATGGCGAAACAGATTGGCAAAGGCAACATCCAGATCAAGGTGCTATTGTTGGCCAACCCGAATACTCAAAAGCAGATATCTTTTTCAATGCAGGAGTACCTTTTAAAAATGGTAATGGAGAATTTTATGCATT
This genomic stretch from Cellulophaga algicola DSM 14237 harbors:
- a CDS encoding DNA topoisomerase IV subunit B; the protein is MSENTDYTEDNIRSLDWKEHIRMRPGMYIGKLGDGSSADDGIYILLKEVVDNCIDEFVMGSGRTIDISIKDNLVSVRDYGRGIPLGKVVDVVSKMNTGGKYDSRAFKKSVGLNGVGTKAVNALSTFFKVESSRDNQLKTAEFHQGNLVQEEGPGETSKRKGTKVSFIPDEVIFKKYKYRNEYIERMLKNYVYLNPGLTIVFNGEKFFSENGLKDLLEDNNNMEDMLYPIIHLKGDDIEVAITHSKTQYSEEYHSFVNGQHTTQGGTHQSAFREAIAKTIRDFYGKSYDASDIRKSIISAIAIKVMEPVFESQTKTKLGSTDMGGEFPTVRTYINDFIGTKLDNYLHKNPDTAEKLQRKIMQAEKERKDLSGIRKLARDRAKKSNLHNKKLRDCRVHLADIKNNRYLESTLFITEGDSASGSITKSRDVNTQAVFSLRGKPLNSYGMSKKIVYENEEFNLLQAALNIEDSMEDLRYNKIVIATDADVDGMHIRLLLITFFLQFFPELIKENHLYILQTPLFRVRNKKQTFYCYSPEEKKAAMEALSGKPEITRFKGLGEISPDEFQHFIGEDIRLEPVMLDKNMSIESLLEFYMGKNTPDRQKFIIENLKVELDLIEDN
- a CDS encoding DMT family transporter codes for the protein MFKNSSASRLGGVFAILGVILFSAKAVIVKLAYQYHIDYLTLLLFRMVFSLPFYLVIAFWKKPAHLEIIKKIDWFWLVFFGFIGYYLASLFDFIGLQYIKAGLERIILFIYPTIVVLISWVFFKKKLSRNQLIALIITYLGVIVAFWDEIGLKGEGTIFGGCLILFSAITYASYLVGSGWLIPKFGTLQFTSYAMIVSTIVVIIHFLIKGDYNFFDYPKEVYYLGLTMAIFCTLIPSFLVSAAIERLGASTFSIFGSLGPVATILLAFVFLDERVTFLQSIGMCVVLFGVTLVAFNKRKNSEV
- the ychF gene encoding redox-regulated ATPase YchF produces the protein MKAGIVGLPNVGKSTLFNCLSNAKAQSANFPFCTIEPNIGVVNVPDPRLQKLEELVDPERVLPATVDIVDIAGLVKGASKGEGLGNQFLGNIRETDAILHVLRCFDDDNIVHVDGSVDPIRDKETIDMELQLKDLETVDKKLEKVKRAAKTGNKEAQKEEAVLLAVKKGLEEGTSVRAIEIAKEDRKEFVHPLQFITDKPVMYVCNVNEESAVDGNAYVEKVKAAVAHENAEVIFLAVGTEADITELETYEERQMFLEDLGLSEPGSGKLIRGAYKLLNLETYFTAGVKEVRAWTIPVGATAPQAAGVIHTDFEKGFIRAEVIAYDDYVAHGSEAKVKEAGKMRVEGKEYIVKDGDVMHFRFNV
- a CDS encoding RNA polymerase sigma factor, which produces MSINNEEIIWSLFLQGDTNAFSLLFKKYYSSLYNYGLKLCNNSCVTEDCLQTFFVYLHDNRKTIGDVKNVKSYLFISFRRALFTSLKKERNFTDFNSEKQNSNSFAFSPEELKIDQEISFAQTSSITLILNTLSPREREVIYLKYYGELSMSEIATTMDISYQSVLNTLQKAFSKIRKTIENNMLSAILKK
- a CDS encoding FecR family protein, translated to MEESKQHLLENLLEDTSFKNWVYKRNRNDVAFWNKWIDANSDYAEIVFTARDIILGINFKNNTLESDFIEDKLKDVLSKIDTSKPEFTIPTRKSKLPKYILAGVTFFIATLLLLFYNLKESNSYVVQKTGFGETINLKLSDGTTVVLNGNSELKYDEQNPRNVLLQGEAYFKVKSKPSTKAKFWVTTTDLKVEVFGTHFNVNTRDEKTKVLLDEGSIQLELKNGSKKKMNPGEIAIYSNKSDLFSHKKINSDMNYSFWREETFVFNNISLLEVMHYLENSYGVTTEFKTEKSKKIILTGGIPNGNLKICIKAIEKSAGIKINHIDNNLVITNN